In Sporosarcina sp. PTS2304, a genomic segment contains:
- the gpr gene encoding GPR endopeptidase has translation MGEINYYRTDLIDESDEFVKHQSAREEKKLKNMSGIDVEEQTIGRIKATTVKVHAEGEEEIGKAKGTYITLTVPTLAVHEIDEIEKVCTVVVEKMSLLLKEKLPQQAKKILLVGLGNRDITPDAVGPLTMDYVKEVIPEYYEADESDIIVYAPGVTIQTGLETASFVKAIVDQAKPDVLIVVDALAARSSSRLCRTIQLTDTGIHPGSGVGNSRKELSEKSLHIPVLAIGVPTVVDGPVLVADAIDTMFGYIAAKIEEADMPSSKLATGRFPQHLKSDANRTSLAPIFGDWSSWTHEERVQLFEEVLTAQELATFISPKEIDSWVANYASALSTSLVEWIHQVKN, from the coding sequence ATGGGCGAAATTAATTACTACCGAACCGATTTGATTGATGAAAGTGATGAATTTGTAAAGCACCAATCCGCTCGGGAAGAGAAAAAACTAAAGAATATGTCTGGTATCGACGTGGAAGAGCAAACGATCGGTCGAATTAAAGCTACAACAGTGAAAGTACATGCGGAAGGAGAAGAAGAGATCGGCAAAGCGAAAGGAACATATATTACGCTAACCGTTCCGACACTAGCTGTTCACGAAATAGATGAAATAGAAAAAGTATGTACAGTAGTTGTAGAGAAAATGTCGTTATTGCTAAAAGAAAAGCTTCCTCAACAGGCGAAGAAAATCTTATTAGTCGGGCTGGGCAACCGCGATATCACACCTGATGCAGTCGGTCCGTTGACAATGGATTATGTGAAAGAAGTAATACCGGAGTACTATGAAGCAGATGAAAGTGACATTATTGTTTATGCGCCTGGTGTGACGATACAGACGGGTTTAGAAACAGCGTCATTCGTTAAGGCCATCGTTGACCAAGCGAAGCCAGACGTGTTAATTGTTGTAGATGCACTCGCGGCTAGAAGTAGTTCGCGTCTTTGCCGGACTATTCAATTGACGGATACGGGTATTCATCCAGGATCAGGTGTAGGGAACAGCCGTAAAGAATTGTCGGAAAAAAGCTTGCACATTCCAGTACTGGCGATCGGTGTTCCGACGGTTGTGGATGGCCCGGTTTTGGTAGCAGATGCAATCGATACGATGTTTGGATACATTGCAGCAAAAATTGAAGAAGCCGATATGCCCTCATCAAAATTAGCTACAGGACGTTTTCCACAACATCTGAAATCAGACGCAAATCGCACATCACTGGCTCCTATATTTGGCGATTGGTCTTCCTGGACGCATGAAGAGCGTGTTCAACTATTTGAGGAGGTGTTAACAGCGCAAGAACTAGCTACATTTATTTCACCTAAGGAAATTGATTCGTGGGTTGCGAACTACGCTTCCGCATTGTCAACATCCTTAGTCGAATGGATTCATCAAGTAAAAAATTAA
- the spoIIP gene encoding stage II sporulation protein P yields MKKTLQIWLSIIFVLFIFPVVLQFLPKQSTHPSPFSLKEPSMIVYASNVLEEDIKPKAEGRVLIYSTHSHEAYEPITKAVHGKVAASHHSENILKVGAKLKDHLLVQGITAEQLELDIVKIMQQKKIPYHRSYGAIRPYVEEKVRNERYDLVIDLHRDSLGPAKTTITHGGQRYAKVAFVIGREHPYYDKNLTKAKQLKNELEKRVPGITREIIIKGGRGVDGKYNQDLDTSMILLELGGVGNTEVELNHSLSVLGESISSLLLVQ; encoded by the coding sequence ATGAAAAAAACCTTGCAAATTTGGCTAAGCATTATTTTCGTTTTATTCATCTTCCCAGTTGTCCTGCAGTTTCTACCGAAGCAATCGACTCATCCATCCCCTTTCTCTTTAAAAGAACCAAGCATGATTGTGTATGCATCCAATGTGTTAGAAGAGGATATAAAACCTAAAGCAGAGGGACGTGTATTAATTTATTCTACCCACTCTCATGAAGCTTATGAACCCATCACGAAAGCGGTGCATGGTAAAGTCGCTGCTTCCCATCATTCAGAAAATATTTTGAAAGTCGGGGCTAAACTGAAAGATCATTTACTTGTCCAAGGAATTACAGCAGAACAATTAGAGTTGGATATCGTCAAAATTATGCAACAAAAGAAAATACCGTACCATCGATCGTATGGCGCAATACGTCCATATGTAGAAGAAAAGGTACGTAATGAACGATATGATTTAGTCATTGATTTGCATAGAGATTCATTAGGGCCAGCGAAAACAACGATTACACACGGCGGTCAACGCTATGCTAAGGTTGCATTCGTTATCGGCAGAGAGCACCCGTATTACGACAAAAATTTAACGAAAGCAAAACAATTGAAGAACGAACTGGAAAAAAGAGTTCCCGGCATTACACGCGAAATTATTATTAAAGGTGGTCGCGGGGTAGACGGAAAGTACAATCAGGATTTGGATACGAGTATGATTTTACTGGAACTTGGCGGTGTCGGAAATACAGAAGTGGAACTGAATCACTCACTTTCGGTCCTTGGCGAATCTATTTCTTCGCTACTGCTCGTGCAATAA
- a CDS encoding ComE operon protein 2: MERITWDQFFMAQSHLLAMRSTCTRLSVGSILVRDQRIIAGGYNGSISGGDHCIEHGCYVVDNHCVRTIHSEMNALLQCAKYGIPVSGATIYVTHFPCLPCSKALIQAGIERVLYAEDYRNSDYAIELFAQAGVITEKIPFDERSIDFASEGKFALFSEMLKKMQALGATDEELDTLSQRVNHLFGK; encoded by the coding sequence ATGGAGCGAATTACTTGGGACCAGTTCTTCATGGCGCAAAGTCACCTTTTGGCAATGCGTAGTACATGCACTCGATTGTCCGTCGGTTCTATTTTAGTCCGTGATCAGCGCATTATTGCTGGAGGTTATAACGGATCGATATCAGGCGGCGATCACTGTATCGAGCATGGCTGTTATGTAGTGGATAATCATTGCGTCCGGACGATACATTCGGAAATGAATGCGTTGTTGCAGTGTGCTAAATATGGCATACCTGTTTCAGGCGCGACGATTTATGTAACCCATTTTCCATGTCTGCCATGCAGTAAAGCGTTAATACAGGCGGGAATTGAGCGTGTTCTTTATGCAGAGGATTACCGCAATAGTGATTATGCAATTGAACTGTTCGCGCAAGCTGGTGTTATTACAGAAAAAATACCATTTGACGAGCGTTCAATAGACTTCGCTAGTGAAGGAAAGTTTGCGTTATTCAGTGAAATGTTAAAGAAAATGCAAGCGCTTGGTGCGACTGATGAAGAACTGGATACCCTCTCACAAAGGGTGAATCACTTATTTGGCAAATAA
- a CDS encoding YqzM family protein: protein MNEFEHDVQSKRNDAIDSGIGFGVAFIGFSLIFVVATIIDIVAR, encoded by the coding sequence ATGAATGAATTTGAACATGATGTTCAATCAAAACGTAATGATGCGATTGACTCAGGCATTGGCTTTGGTGTAGCGTTTATCGGTTTTTCTTTAATTTTTGTTGTTGCTACGATCATCGATATCGTTGCCCGCTAA
- the rpsT gene encoding 30S ribosomal protein S20, giving the protein MPNIKGAIKRVKQSTAANEQNSHVKASMRTAIRKADTAILAKEENAQELVKDAVKKVDTAARKGLIHKNTAARQKSRLTKKAQ; this is encoded by the coding sequence ATGCCAAATATTAAAGGTGCTATCAAACGCGTTAAGCAAAGTACAGCTGCTAACGAGCAAAACTCTCACGTGAAAGCTTCTATGCGTACTGCAATCCGTAAAGCGGATACTGCTATTCTTGCAAAAGAAGAAAACGCACAAGAATTAGTGAAAGATGCTGTGAAAAAAGTGGACACTGCTGCTCGTAAGGGTCTTATCCATAAAAACACTGCTGCTCGTCAAAAATCACGTCTAACTAAAAAAGCTCAATAA
- the yqeK gene encoding bis(5'-nucleosyl)-tetraphosphatase (symmetrical) YqeK, giving the protein MDLQQVRDDLKQRLPKERYEHVLRVTETAKKLAEKAGVSVEKAEIASLFHDYAKFMNKNELLELLSRDEEYELYSKYHSELWHAPVGALLAKEKYGVEDEDILQAVRFHTTGRAGMSDLEKVIYIADLVEPGRKFPGVADLRERIEGESLEDQMTECIQHTFKFLVHQYAVIFPNSFDCYNEHVRRRKEQ; this is encoded by the coding sequence ATGGATCTTCAACAAGTTCGTGATGACCTAAAGCAACGATTGCCAAAGGAACGATACGAGCACGTATTACGTGTGACAGAAACAGCGAAGAAGTTAGCTGAAAAAGCAGGTGTTTCCGTAGAAAAAGCCGAAATTGCCAGCTTATTTCATGATTATGCCAAGTTTATGAACAAAAATGAATTATTGGAATTGCTGTCACGCGATGAGGAATATGAACTCTATTCAAAATATCATTCAGAGCTATGGCATGCGCCGGTAGGAGCGTTGCTAGCGAAAGAAAAATATGGCGTAGAAGATGAAGATATTTTACAAGCGGTACGTTTTCATACGACAGGTCGTGCGGGAATGAGCGATTTAGAAAAAGTTATTTATATTGCAGATTTAGTTGAGCCTGGTCGAAAATTTCCAGGTGTTGCAGACTTACGTGAGCGCATCGAGGGTGAGTCACTCGAAGATCAAATGACAGAATGTATTCAGCATACGTTTAAGTTTTTAGTTCATCAGTACGCTGTTATTTTTCCAAATTCATTTGATTGCTATAATGAACACGTACGCAGAAGAAAGGAACAGTGA
- a CDS encoding nicotinate-nucleotide adenylyltransferase has translation MKRIGILGGTFNPPHTGHLLIANEVRYACALDEVWLMPAAIPPHKSTAGDATAAQRLQMVKLAVDDLEGLRASAFEIERGGVSYTFDTMSQLVEEEPDVEFHFIIGGDMIDQLSSWYRIEDLLKIITFVGVRRPGAKSSSELPVQLVETPQLDLSSTLIRQRFLNGGTVQLLLPSAVEAYIREERLYGSSTSS, from the coding sequence ATGAAACGAATCGGCATCTTGGGTGGTACATTCAATCCACCGCATACCGGACATTTACTGATTGCCAATGAAGTGCGCTATGCATGTGCTTTGGACGAAGTGTGGCTAATGCCAGCTGCGATTCCTCCGCATAAGTCAACCGCTGGAGATGCGACGGCTGCACAGCGTTTACAGATGGTGAAATTAGCTGTTGATGATTTGGAAGGATTACGTGCTTCGGCTTTTGAAATTGAACGTGGCGGTGTTTCTTATACATTTGATACGATGTCTCAATTAGTAGAGGAAGAACCGGATGTTGAATTTCATTTTATAATAGGCGGTGATATGATTGATCAGTTGTCGTCATGGTATCGCATCGAAGACTTACTGAAAATCATTACGTTTGTCGGTGTCAGACGTCCAGGTGCGAAGAGTAGTTCTGAATTACCTGTTCAGCTAGTAGAAACACCACAGCTTGATTTATCATCCACTTTGATTCGACAGCGCTTCTTGAATGGAGGCACGGTTCAATTATTGCTTCCGTCAGCTGTCGAGGCATACATTCGAGAGGAGAGATTATATGGATCTTCAACAAGTTCGTGA
- a CDS encoding DNA internalization-related competence protein ComEC/Rec2 codes for MYIAIPLTIAAFAAELNGSLLLLNLLFLIPFFFLRKDYVHLVLCASIAVLSFFYFSSKLVTLPEDSSDVSFVWQEQVKIDGGKVKGFARLSDDTVVYMMYPLESSRQKEVFQSINLATYQFTAEVVQKELEPAAHDYAFDMKRYLRMNGAAGVLEVTDIHAYKPLTTIRSRLSHYRSNIKGHIQQQFPESLVTEAEALLIGDRSSMDLALQAEYRTLGITHLFAISGLHVGLLTFFIRALLLRIGFRKEWVTYCLLSFLPLYACIAGGAPSVWRAVTVTMILLLAVSGNLRLRLDDALAMSALLFILTQPHIVFQPGFQLSYLAAFSLLYSSAILRNASNSLHVSFLVTVITQVALYPVLLYHFFELSISSFLANLFYVPLYSVIILPANILLLACSYIMPPVASILFSIYEPIRQWIGTMTSWLASLPYQMWTPGQPDGWGAVFAVIGILLFLVCLERKKFIGLGVICLLIPAVYLEYKPTLHRDVIVSYLDVGQGDSTIIELPFRKAVYVIDTGGVVHFGEKNWKTPDRSFEVGRNIVVPYLKAKGITTIDRLLITHADADHMEGADEVLEEVRVKEIHMPPGSEVEKSMEDVLRLARLQKIPLALVGEGLHWSQAGYQFQYVAPEEGRYEGNDSSLVLIMTNGKVSCIFPGDLEMDGERRIINRYQNTDFGRVILKAGHHGSKTSSTEPFVRLIKPELAIISAGRNSRYGHPHVEVTERFDFHGIPYLSTAESGTIELRLNEDAYVISSSR; via the coding sequence ATGTATATAGCGATTCCACTGACAATAGCTGCATTTGCGGCTGAGCTCAATGGATCGCTTTTATTACTCAACTTGTTATTCCTCATACCTTTTTTCTTTTTACGCAAAGATTATGTTCATTTAGTACTTTGCGCTTCGATTGCCGTTCTCTCTTTTTTTTATTTCTCCAGCAAATTAGTAACTCTTCCTGAAGACTCATCTGACGTTTCTTTCGTTTGGCAAGAACAAGTAAAAATTGATGGTGGAAAAGTTAAAGGCTTTGCAAGGCTTTCTGATGATACGGTAGTTTATATGATGTACCCGCTCGAGTCATCCCGTCAAAAAGAAGTATTCCAATCGATCAACTTAGCAACCTATCAGTTTACAGCAGAAGTGGTTCAAAAAGAATTGGAACCCGCAGCACATGATTATGCGTTTGATATGAAACGGTATTTACGCATGAACGGAGCAGCAGGCGTTCTAGAGGTGACAGATATCCATGCGTATAAGCCGTTAACTACTATCCGATCACGCTTATCACATTATCGCTCTAATATAAAAGGACATATTCAACAGCAGTTTCCTGAGTCGCTTGTTACGGAAGCGGAAGCGCTACTCATTGGGGATCGTTCTAGTATGGATTTGGCATTGCAGGCAGAATACCGCACGCTTGGTATTACTCATTTATTCGCAATTTCTGGATTGCATGTAGGCTTATTGACATTTTTTATTCGCGCATTATTACTGCGAATCGGTTTTCGTAAAGAGTGGGTAACGTATTGTTTACTATCCTTTCTACCTCTATATGCTTGTATTGCTGGAGGCGCGCCGTCCGTTTGGCGAGCAGTGACGGTGACAATGATTTTATTGTTAGCTGTTTCGGGTAATTTACGCTTGCGGCTCGATGATGCGTTAGCGATGAGCGCGTTGCTATTTATACTCACACAACCGCATATTGTCTTCCAGCCTGGATTTCAATTATCCTATTTGGCTGCTTTTTCATTATTGTATTCTTCTGCTATTTTACGAAATGCCTCAAATAGTTTACACGTCTCTTTTTTAGTGACAGTCATTACGCAAGTCGCTCTTTATCCAGTGTTGCTTTATCATTTTTTCGAACTATCCATTTCTTCGTTCCTCGCTAATTTATTTTATGTACCATTGTATTCCGTGATTATTTTACCAGCGAATATACTACTCTTAGCATGCAGTTATATAATGCCTCCGGTCGCCTCTATTCTTTTCAGCATATATGAACCTATTCGTCAGTGGATAGGAACTATGACTTCCTGGCTAGCTTCGTTACCTTATCAAATGTGGACGCCCGGCCAGCCGGATGGATGGGGTGCTGTGTTTGCTGTAATTGGTATTTTACTCTTTTTAGTCTGTCTAGAAAGAAAGAAGTTCATCGGTCTAGGCGTCATTTGTTTACTCATTCCAGCTGTGTATTTGGAATATAAGCCTACACTGCACCGTGATGTAATCGTCTCTTATCTGGATGTTGGACAAGGGGATAGTACAATTATTGAACTTCCGTTTCGCAAAGCAGTGTACGTCATTGATACAGGTGGAGTCGTTCATTTCGGCGAAAAAAACTGGAAAACGCCCGACCGATCATTTGAAGTAGGGCGCAATATTGTCGTGCCTTATTTAAAAGCGAAAGGTATTACAACGATCGATCGCTTGCTTATTACCCATGCAGATGCAGATCATATGGAAGGTGCAGATGAAGTGTTAGAAGAGGTACGTGTTAAAGAGATTCATATGCCGCCGGGGAGCGAAGTAGAGAAGTCGATGGAAGACGTCTTACGATTAGCTAGGCTACAGAAGATTCCACTCGCGTTAGTAGGCGAAGGACTTCATTGGTCTCAGGCAGGGTATCAGTTCCAGTACGTGGCACCTGAAGAAGGGCGCTATGAAGGGAATGATAGTTCGCTAGTGCTGATCATGACAAACGGTAAAGTGAGTTGTATATTCCCCGGAGATTTAGAGATGGACGGAGAAAGAAGAATAATCAATCGCTATCAGAACACAGATTTTGGGCGGGTCATTTTAAAAGCAGGCCATCATGGCAGTAAAACATCCAGCACAGAGCCGTTCGTACGCTTAATCAAACCAGAACTCGCCATCATATCAGCGGGGAGAAATAGCCGCTATGGACATCCGCATGTCGAAGTGACTGAACGATTCGATTTTCATGGCATACCGTATCTTTCCACAGCAGAAAGCGGCACGATTGAACTGCGTTTAAACGAAGATGCTTATGTGATTTCAAGCTCTAGATAA
- a CDS encoding class I SAM-dependent methyltransferase produces MSSYQEFAHIYDELMNDIPYDAYVELLDLASAGISGKKVLDIGCGTGLLSAMLAKKGAQVTAIDLSADMLEVAAKRAKSLGLSIDFKDQPMQQLSVDGTYEVAVISIDSLNYVLDRQDVEETFRRVYNALERNGVLLFDVHSLFKMDEIFLEGPFVFDNQRITYIWQTEPGEEEHSIYSELAFFVSQEDGSYKRFDEIHTQRSFAVTDYVDMLDQAGFQIERIFADWEDEPPEEESERIFFQVRK; encoded by the coding sequence ATGAGCTCGTATCAAGAATTCGCCCATATTTACGATGAATTAATGAATGATATACCGTATGACGCCTATGTCGAGTTACTCGATTTGGCGTCTGCTGGCATTTCAGGAAAAAAAGTGCTGGATATCGGCTGTGGAACGGGCTTGCTTTCTGCGATGTTAGCAAAAAAGGGCGCTCAAGTGACAGCTATTGATTTATCTGCTGATATGTTGGAAGTTGCGGCTAAACGTGCGAAGTCACTCGGGCTCTCTATCGATTTTAAGGATCAGCCGATGCAGCAGTTATCAGTGGATGGAACATATGAAGTAGCAGTTATTTCCATTGATTCGCTAAATTATGTTTTGGACAGACAGGATGTAGAAGAAACGTTTCGCCGTGTTTACAATGCGTTAGAAAGAAATGGCGTGCTATTATTTGATGTCCACTCTCTATTTAAAATGGATGAAATATTTTTAGAAGGCCCTTTCGTATTTGATAATCAAAGAATTACGTATATTTGGCAGACAGAACCTGGCGAAGAAGAGCATTCGATTTACTCAGAGCTAGCTTTTTTTGTGAGTCAAGAAGATGGTTCTTATAAACGATTCGACGAAATACATACGCAACGTTCATTTGCTGTTACTGATTATGTCGACATGCTTGATCAGGCAGGATTTCAGATCGAACGGATTTTTGCTGATTGGGAAGACGAACCACCAGAAGAAGAAAGTGAAAGAATATTCTTTCAAGTGCGTAAATAA
- a CDS encoding helix-hairpin-helix domain-containing protein, whose amino-acid sequence MTIHSFITEKWRTLLIPIAAIAVLSIVLFFPREQADPLSEEHGHSLFEPTETVAELTEVEAPVEEVAEVVSVAILVDVKGAVKYPGLYSMREGDRLLDAVDQAGGYTEQADTRLLNHAQRLTDEAVVYVPVAGEQPPTFEQAAASASTESSATKVNINTANESDFQNLPGIGPSKAQAIVQYREEHGGFTSLDGLKEVSGIGDKTFEKLESFITLN is encoded by the coding sequence TTGACTATCCATTCATTCATTACCGAAAAATGGCGTACATTACTCATTCCTATAGCAGCAATCGCTGTACTATCCATCGTTCTGTTCTTTCCCCGAGAACAAGCGGATCCACTATCCGAAGAACATGGACATTCCCTTTTTGAACCAACAGAAACAGTAGCAGAACTAACAGAAGTTGAAGCGCCTGTAGAAGAAGTCGCTGAAGTTGTGTCCGTAGCTATTCTCGTAGACGTTAAAGGAGCGGTCAAGTATCCGGGACTATATTCAATGCGTGAAGGAGACCGCTTATTAGACGCTGTCGATCAAGCGGGCGGGTACACAGAACAAGCAGATACGCGTCTATTGAATCATGCGCAGCGATTAACCGATGAAGCCGTCGTCTACGTGCCCGTTGCAGGTGAACAGCCGCCCACGTTCGAACAGGCAGCCGCGAGTGCTTCTACAGAAAGCTCGGCAACGAAAGTGAATATAAATACAGCCAATGAAAGTGACTTTCAAAACTTGCCTGGGATAGGTCCGTCTAAAGCGCAGGCTATCGTGCAGTATCGGGAAGAGCATGGTGGATTTACAAGCTTGGATGGGTTGAAAGAAGTTTCAGGAATTGGCGATAAAACGTTTGAAAAACTAGAATCATTTATTACTCTTAATTGA
- the rsfS gene encoding ribosome silencing factor: protein MPTLLELAYQAVDSKKAEDIVVLNMEGISLIADQFIICHANSERQVQAIAREVADQAAKEGYTVKRMEGFDSGRWILVDLLDVVVHVFHRDERSFYNLEKLWGDAPLLDVASEQ from the coding sequence ATGCCAACATTATTAGAATTAGCTTATCAGGCAGTAGATAGTAAAAAAGCGGAAGACATCGTTGTATTGAATATGGAGGGCATTTCCCTGATAGCTGATCAGTTTATTATCTGTCACGCAAATTCAGAACGACAAGTCCAGGCGATCGCACGTGAAGTCGCAGATCAAGCGGCTAAAGAGGGATACACAGTGAAGCGTATGGAAGGATTTGACTCAGGACGTTGGATTCTAGTCGATTTGCTTGATGTCGTCGTTCACGTCTTCCATAGAGACGAACGCAGTTTCTATAATTTGGAGAAATTATGGGGAGACGCACCGTTGTTGGACGTTGCGAGCGAACAATGA
- the yhbY gene encoding ribosome assembly RNA-binding protein YhbY: MLTSKQKSFLRSEAHHLDPIFQIGKSGLTDAILAQIDEALEARELLKVSVLQNCEEDKKEIAEKIGAHKQIEVVQVIGNVIVLYRESTEKKRIQLP, from the coding sequence ATGTTAACAAGTAAACAAAAAAGTTTTTTACGTAGTGAAGCGCATCATTTAGACCCAATCTTCCAAATTGGAAAGAGCGGATTGACTGATGCGATCTTAGCACAAATTGACGAAGCGCTGGAAGCACGCGAATTATTAAAAGTAAGTGTCCTTCAAAATTGTGAAGAAGATAAAAAAGAAATCGCTGAAAAAATTGGTGCACATAAACAAATTGAAGTAGTTCAAGTAATTGGCAATGTCATTGTCCTTTACAGAGAATCTACAGAAAAGAAACGCATTCAATTACCGTAA
- the holA gene encoding DNA polymerase III subunit delta, giving the protein MVTKIWNTIEKGDVQPVYLLTGTEQHLLDETIKKLIRAIPGMTSAEVNRFDLEEIPIQAVLEVADELPFLVEHKLIVAKNCSFLKATDQSKDKQNHQLEHFEKWLENPSPTATVVFIAPYEKLDARKRITKKIKKHAVVVEAETLQGQDLSTWIMQHGKDKGIVFEKNEANLLMDMSGTDLLTLSTEVEKIAAYLSYKGTVTAEIIEQLVARTPEMDVFRLTDSFVNGKIAESLAVYHDLMRNGEEPIMLTSLIASQVRLMIHVVNLRKKGYQQQQIATTLHIHPYRVKLMMQRTLPPMPILLKALNDLATIDLQLKTTSGNRQRRLELFLMSGL; this is encoded by the coding sequence ATGGTTACAAAAATATGGAATACAATTGAAAAAGGCGACGTGCAACCTGTCTATTTACTGACTGGCACCGAACAGCACTTACTAGATGAAACTATAAAGAAATTAATTCGTGCCATACCCGGGATGACATCGGCTGAAGTGAACCGTTTCGACCTGGAAGAGATTCCGATTCAAGCTGTGTTAGAAGTGGCGGATGAATTGCCATTTCTTGTCGAACATAAACTCATCGTCGCAAAAAACTGCTCCTTCTTAAAAGCGACAGATCAATCTAAAGATAAGCAGAACCATCAATTGGAACACTTTGAAAAATGGTTGGAAAACCCATCTCCTACAGCTACCGTCGTATTTATCGCACCTTATGAAAAACTGGATGCACGCAAAAGAATTACGAAAAAGATCAAAAAACATGCAGTCGTCGTGGAAGCTGAAACATTGCAAGGGCAGGATTTGTCTACGTGGATTATGCAGCATGGAAAAGATAAAGGAATTGTCTTTGAAAAAAATGAAGCTAATCTTCTTATGGATATGTCAGGAACAGATTTACTGACCCTTTCGACTGAAGTAGAGAAAATTGCAGCTTATTTGTCTTATAAAGGAACGGTGACTGCAGAGATCATTGAACAATTAGTTGCGCGTACACCCGAAATGGATGTTTTCCGTCTGACAGATTCCTTCGTCAATGGAAAGATAGCCGAATCGTTAGCCGTATACCATGACTTAATGCGAAATGGCGAAGAACCGATTATGCTGACATCACTAATCGCTAGCCAAGTACGGTTGATGATACATGTAGTGAATTTGCGGAAAAAAGGCTATCAGCAACAGCAAATAGCGACAACATTGCATATCCATCCGTATCGCGTAAAATTAATGATGCAGCGCACACTGCCGCCAATGCCCATTTTATTGAAAGCATTAAACGACTTAGCGACCATTGATTTACAATTAAAAACAACGAGTGGAAACCGTCAAAGAAGACTCGAATTATTTTTGATGAGTGGCTTATAA